The Mycobacterium paragordonae genome includes a region encoding these proteins:
- the narH gene encoding nitrate reductase subunit beta: MKVMAQLAMVMNLDKCIGCHTCSVTCKQAWTNRPGTEYVWFNNVETRPGVGYPRTYEDQDRWRGGWQRDDKGRLRLRDGGRFQKLLRIFANPTLPTITDYYEPWTYDYENLTQAPAGDTFPTAAPRSQITGQPMKVSWGSNWDDNLAGSTEIVPDDPILKKVSQDVKLRLEEAFMFYLPRICEHCLNPSCVASCPSGAMYKRTEDGIVLVDQDRCRGWRMCVSGCPYKKVYFNHQTGKAEKCTLCYPRVEVGLPTVCSETCVGRLRYLGLVLYDADRVLEAASVPNDTDLYEAQRRILLDPNDPEVIAGARTQGISQEWIDAAQRSPVYALINTYKVALPLHPEYRTMPMVWYIPPLSPVVDAVSHDGHDGEDLGNLFGALEALRIPIQYLAELFTAGDTEVVAGVLRRLAAMRSYMRDINLGRPTQPRIPQAVGMTEEQIYEMYRLLAIAKYEERYVIPTAYAADGHAAAPSDETGCSLSFDGGPGMYESGPFGEGSGNPVPVAVETFHALRQRQTNLLNWDGRGKPESLFPESKPVRR; encoded by the coding sequence ACGTGCAAGCAGGCGTGGACCAATCGCCCGGGCACCGAGTACGTGTGGTTCAACAACGTCGAAACCCGTCCGGGAGTGGGGTATCCGCGCACTTACGAAGATCAGGACCGCTGGCGTGGGGGATGGCAGCGCGATGACAAAGGGCGGCTGAGGTTGCGCGACGGGGGCCGCTTCCAGAAGCTGCTGCGCATCTTCGCCAATCCCACCCTGCCCACCATCACCGACTACTACGAGCCCTGGACCTACGACTACGAAAACCTGACCCAGGCGCCCGCGGGCGACACCTTTCCCACCGCGGCGCCCCGCAGCCAGATCACCGGTCAGCCGATGAAGGTGTCCTGGGGTTCGAACTGGGACGACAACCTGGCCGGCTCAACGGAGATCGTGCCCGACGACCCGATCCTGAAGAAGGTCAGCCAGGACGTCAAACTCAGGCTCGAAGAAGCCTTCATGTTCTACCTGCCGCGGATCTGCGAGCACTGCCTGAACCCGTCGTGCGTGGCCTCGTGCCCGTCCGGTGCGATGTACAAGCGGACCGAGGACGGCATTGTGCTGGTCGACCAGGACCGGTGCCGGGGCTGGCGCATGTGTGTGTCCGGATGTCCTTACAAGAAGGTCTATTTCAACCACCAGACCGGTAAGGCCGAGAAGTGCACCCTGTGCTACCCGCGCGTCGAGGTCGGATTGCCGACAGTGTGCTCGGAAACGTGTGTGGGGCGGTTGCGCTACCTCGGTCTGGTGTTGTACGACGCCGACCGGGTGCTCGAGGCGGCGTCGGTGCCCAACGACACCGACCTTTACGAGGCGCAGCGACGAATTCTGCTGGACCCCAACGATCCTGAGGTCATTGCCGGCGCGCGGACGCAAGGCATCTCGCAGGAGTGGATCGATGCCGCTCAGCGCTCGCCGGTTTATGCACTGATCAACACCTACAAGGTCGCGCTGCCCCTGCATCCGGAATATCGGACGATGCCGATGGTTTGGTACATCCCGCCGTTGTCGCCGGTGGTGGACGCCGTCAGCCACGACGGCCACGACGGCGAGGATCTGGGTAACTTGTTCGGCGCCTTGGAGGCCCTGCGCATTCCGATCCAGTACCTTGCTGAACTCTTCACGGCCGGTGACACCGAGGTGGTCGCCGGCGTGCTGCGGCGGCTGGCGGCGATGCGGTCATACATGCGCGACATCAACCTGGGCAGGCCGACCCAGCCGCGCATTCCGCAGGCGGTCGGAATGACCGAGGAGCAGATCTACGAAATGTACCGCCTGCTCGCTATCGCGAAATACGAAGAGCGGTACGTCATTCCGACGGCGTACGCGGCGGATGGGCACGCTGCGGCGCCGTCCGACGAGACGGGATGTTCGTTGTCCTTCGACGGCGGACCCGGAATGTATGAGTCGGGCCCGTTCGGCGAGGGCAGCGGGAACCCGGTTCCGGTCGCTGTGGAGACTTTTCACGCGCTGCGGCAACGCCAGACCAACCTGCTGAATTGGGACGGCAGAGGCAAACCCGAGAGCTTGTTCCCCGAGTCGAAGCCGGTGCGCCGATGA
- the narJ gene encoding nitrate reductase molybdenum cofactor assembly chaperone, translating to MKLLSRARATADTMRDRLVWQGASLLLAYPDDGMSERLDIVDELLSHLSGTPAALLGQTAAALRSCSTMAAAARYVETFDMRRRATMYLTYWTAGDTRNRGREMLAFATVYRQAGVEPPGAEAPDHLPVVLEFAATVDPDAGRRLLSEHRVPLDVLRGALAEIGSPYQHAVAAVCATLPATTGQQSRRAQCLADSGPPTESVGLQPFTLTVPPRRAEGG from the coding sequence ATGAAGCTGCTGTCTCGCGCGCGGGCAACCGCCGACACCATGCGGGACCGTCTGGTGTGGCAAGGGGCCTCACTGCTGCTGGCCTATCCCGATGACGGGATGTCGGAGCGGCTGGACATCGTCGACGAGCTGCTGAGCCACCTCAGCGGTACTCCCGCGGCGCTGCTGGGCCAGACGGCCGCGGCGTTGCGCTCCTGCTCGACGATGGCCGCCGCGGCGCGCTACGTCGAGACGTTCGACATGCGGCGGCGCGCCACCATGTACCTGACCTATTGGACGGCCGGGGACACCCGCAACCGGGGCCGCGAAATGCTGGCGTTTGCAACGGTATACCGGCAGGCGGGTGTCGAGCCGCCTGGTGCCGAGGCGCCGGATCACCTGCCCGTGGTACTGGAGTTCGCCGCCACCGTCGACCCCGATGCCGGGCGACGCCTGCTCAGCGAGCACCGCGTTCCTCTCGACGTGTTGCGGGGGGCGCTGGCGGAGATCGGGTCGCCCTATCAGCACGCCGTCGCGGCGGTGTGCGCGACGCTGCCCGCCACCACCGGCCAGCAGTCGCGCCGGGCGCAATGCCTTGCCGACTCCGGACCACCCACGGAATCTGTTGGACTGCAACCGTTCACGCTGACCGTGCCACCCCGGCGCGCCGAGGGAGGCTGA